A single genomic interval of Oryza sativa Japonica Group chromosome 7, ASM3414082v1 harbors:
- the LOC4342425 gene encoding outer envelope membrane protein 7: MGAVVTAVIAIAAVVLGWITIEMACKPCLDSGRRAMDRALDPNYDPDEPTAAGAAANEPLLADLSAASAAALAKTI, translated from the coding sequence ATGggggcggtggtgacggcggtgATAGCCATCGCGGCGGTGGTGCTGGGCTGGATCACCATCGAGATGGCCTGCAAGCCCTGCCTCgactccggccgccgcgccatggaCCGCGCCCTCGACCCCAACTACGACCCCGacgagcccaccgccgccggcgccgccgccaacgagcCTCTCCTCGCggacctctccgccgcctccgccgccgcgctggccaAGACCATCTga